A single Tuberibacillus sp. Marseille-P3662 DNA region contains:
- a CDS encoding acyl-CoA carboxylase subunit beta, which produces MQLESFIKDLEQRKQTAEMMGGETKVRNHRNAGFLTARERIDKLLDRDSFLEMGKLNHSEFLGAENKSAADGVIAGIGEIDGRPVVVSAIDKTVFAGTEGSVHMRKVKKVHEYAVKRGFPIFNLGEGGGLRMPDGMGSDGISDKMMPMNLLLHERQVPLISSIMGDSYGGPTWFAVSSDFVTQVKGTSMAVAGPRMLEMATGEKVDSQELGGWKLHAEETGQVDHCAESEEECLETMKQFFSYLPQNADEEPPFQATADDPNRSIEEAVNIVPTKRTRAYNMKKLIKLIVDDGEFFELKPSFGEALITGLGRLNGRVVGIMANQPMKYAGAAGTQECDKATEFICLCDSYHIPLLFLHDIPGFRVGSIGEQQRIPTKIMVWNQALARSTVPKISVIVRKSIGAAYGNMCGPGMGADFIVAWPTAEINFTGPEVGVNVVYGRQLMEAENPQEQRMKMIDQWAFDSSPYNAAGKHLIDDVIDPRDTRKFLCQTLDYTCMKNGSKSKRRLAGWPTGY; this is translated from the coding sequence ATGCAATTGGAATCGTTCATCAAAGACCTAGAACAGCGAAAACAAACGGCGGAAATGATGGGTGGCGAAACAAAGGTTCGCAATCACCGCAATGCCGGATTTTTAACGGCGAGAGAACGTATCGATAAACTTCTTGATCGTGATTCATTTCTCGAAATGGGTAAGTTAAATCATTCAGAATTTCTAGGTGCTGAAAACAAAAGTGCTGCAGATGGCGTCATTGCTGGAATTGGAGAAATTGACGGCCGGCCTGTGGTCGTTTCGGCAATTGATAAGACCGTTTTTGCAGGCACTGAGGGCTCCGTTCATATGAGAAAGGTAAAAAAGGTCCATGAATATGCCGTGAAAAGAGGGTTCCCGATTTTCAATCTTGGAGAAGGCGGCGGTCTACGTATGCCGGATGGAATGGGGTCCGACGGCATCAGTGATAAAATGATGCCGATGAATTTGCTTCTTCATGAGCGTCAGGTCCCGCTTATTTCAAGCATCATGGGTGATAGTTATGGGGGGCCAACATGGTTTGCGGTGTCGTCCGATTTTGTTACACAGGTCAAAGGTACATCAATGGCCGTGGCAGGTCCAAGAATGCTAGAGATGGCGACTGGTGAAAAAGTGGACTCGCAAGAGCTTGGTGGTTGGAAACTCCATGCTGAAGAAACGGGTCAGGTCGACCATTGCGCAGAAAGTGAAGAAGAGTGCCTCGAAACTATGAAACAATTCTTTAGTTATTTGCCGCAAAATGCTGATGAAGAACCGCCATTCCAAGCAACTGCCGATGATCCTAATCGGTCCATTGAAGAGGCGGTCAACATCGTTCCGACAAAACGAACCCGGGCATACAACATGAAAAAGTTAATCAAGCTGATTGTTGATGATGGGGAATTTTTTGAGTTGAAGCCATCTTTTGGCGAGGCGTTAATTACCGGCCTTGGAAGATTGAATGGTAGAGTGGTTGGCATCATGGCTAATCAACCGATGAAGTATGCTGGAGCAGCAGGCACTCAGGAGTGTGACAAGGCGACAGAATTCATTTGTTTATGCGATTCGTATCACATCCCTTTATTATTCTTGCACGATATTCCAGGATTTCGAGTCGGAAGTATAGGGGAGCAGCAAAGGATTCCGACGAAAATCATGGTATGGAACCAAGCATTGGCGCGGTCAACCGTTCCAAAGATTTCAGTCATCGTTCGTAAAAGTATTGGTGCCGCCTACGGGAATATGTGTGGACCTGGTATGGGAGCTGATTTCATTGTGGCCTGGCCGACAGCTGAAATCAATTTTACTGGACCTGAAGTTGGTGTGAATGTTGTCTATGGGCGTCAATTAATGGAGGCAGAAAACCCGCAAGAGCAAAGAATGAAAATGATCGACCAATGGGCGTTTGACAGCTCACCTTACAATGCTGCGGGTAAACATTTGATTGATGATGTCATCGACCCGCGTGACACACGAAAATTTCTCTGCCAAACGCTTGACTATACATGTATGAAGAATGGATCAAAAAGTAAACGACGGCTTGCAGGTTGGCCGACGGGGTATTAA
- a CDS encoding phosphotriesterase family protein, with amino-acid sequence MTNTINTVTGPISTEELGKTMMHEHFVFGYPGFQGDVTLGGFDRKEALQIGIDVAERLQAHGVKTVVDPTPNECGRSPEILKAISEQTGMQIICATGYYYEGEGAPPYFKFRSTLGDAEEEIYEMYMKEINDGIAGTGIKPGIIKLGSSKDKITDYEQMFFRQAARVQKETGITILTHTQEGTMGPEQADFLIEHGADPSRILIGHMDGNTDVSYHLQTLEKGVSIGFDRFGLQVLAGCPMDSMREAVLIGLIGMGYGDQIMLSHDTVNCWCGRPLDMDEDAQNLTSTWHPTHIFDSVIPVLKEAGITDELIESIFIENPKRVFGGV; translated from the coding sequence ATGACAAATACGATCAATACGGTAACAGGTCCCATTTCTACAGAAGAACTCGGAAAAACGATGATGCACGAACATTTTGTGTTTGGCTACCCTGGCTTTCAAGGTGATGTAACACTTGGAGGGTTTGACAGGAAGGAAGCTCTTCAAATTGGAATTGATGTGGCGGAGCGTTTACAAGCACATGGTGTTAAAACGGTTGTTGATCCGACCCCTAACGAATGCGGCCGTAGCCCTGAAATTTTGAAAGCGATATCAGAACAAACCGGTATGCAAATTATTTGTGCGACCGGATACTATTATGAAGGGGAAGGGGCTCCACCGTATTTTAAATTTCGCAGTACATTAGGAGATGCTGAAGAGGAAATTTATGAAATGTATATGAAAGAGATTAACGATGGGATAGCTGGTACCGGAATCAAGCCAGGAATCATCAAGCTCGGTTCAAGCAAAGATAAAATCACAGATTATGAACAAATGTTTTTCCGCCAAGCTGCGCGTGTTCAAAAAGAAACAGGTATCACGATTTTAACCCATACACAAGAAGGAACGATGGGGCCTGAACAGGCGGATTTCCTTATTGAACACGGCGCAGACCCAAGTCGAATTCTGATCGGTCATATGGATGGCAACACTGATGTGTCGTATCATTTGCAAACACTTGAAAAGGGCGTTTCAATCGGATTTGATCGCTTCGGTCTACAGGTATTGGCAGGTTGCCCGATGGACTCGATGCGTGAAGCCGTTTTGATTGGGCTTATTGGCATGGGATATGGGGATCAAATTATGCTGTCACATGATACGGTCAACTGCTGGTGTGGGAGACCATTGGATATGGATGAAGACGCACAGAATCTAACGTCCACATGGCATCCAACCCATATTTTTGACAGTGTCATACCGGTATTGAAAGAAGCGGGTATTACAGATGAGCTAATTGAATCAATCTTTATTGAAAATCCAAAACGTGTTTTTGGCGGCGTGTAA
- the thrS gene encoding threonine--tRNA ligase encodes MADIVQMTFPDGTVKEFSQGVTIEDIAGSISSGLKKQAMAGKFNGELVDLKRELNEDGTVEILKADTPEAMDILRHTTTHVMAQALKRLYKNVKFGVGPVIEEGFYYDVDMSVSLSDEDLEKVEKEMQAIIDEDLPITREVVTKEEAIQLYKDIGDGFKLELIEDIPDGEVLTLYRQGEFVDLCRGPHLPSTGKIKAFKLLSVSGAYWRGDSDNQMLQRVYGTAFPKKKQLDEHLHLLEERKERDHRKLGKELDLFTVSPEIGQGLPVWLPKGATIRRTIERYIVDREEAHGYEHVYTANLANVDLYKTSGHWDHYQDDMYPTMTIDNEELVLRPMNCPHHMHVYKHKLHSYRDLPVRIAELGTQYRYEMSGALAGLQRVRAMTLNDAHLFVRPDQLKQEFINVVNLVQDVYKDFGIDDYYFRLSYRDPENKEKYVDKDDMWEKAQGLLRETMEEMNLEFVEAEGEAAFYGPKLDVQVRTALGRDETLSTVQMDFHLPERFDLTYVGEDGGQHRPVVIHRGVVSTMERFIAFLIEQYKGAFPTWLAPVQAKVIPVADVHHDYADHVTQALKEAGVRVETDHRNEKIGYKIREAQTQKVPFMLVVGDKEIENDAVNVRRYGEQNSETVPFADFKQQLTQAIQDKQ; translated from the coding sequence ATGGCTGATATTGTACAGATGACTTTCCCCGATGGCACTGTTAAAGAATTTTCACAAGGGGTGACAATCGAGGATATTGCTGGATCGATCAGTTCCGGTTTGAAAAAACAAGCAATGGCTGGAAAATTTAACGGCGAACTCGTTGATTTAAAGCGTGAGTTAAATGAAGACGGTACCGTCGAAATTCTAAAAGCCGATACTCCTGAAGCAATGGATATCCTGAGACATACCACAACACATGTCATGGCGCAGGCGTTAAAACGTTTATACAAAAACGTGAAGTTTGGCGTGGGCCCCGTCATTGAGGAAGGCTTCTACTATGATGTGGATATGTCCGTCTCCTTGTCAGACGAGGACTTAGAAAAAGTCGAAAAGGAAATGCAAGCGATCATTGATGAGGATTTGCCGATTACCCGTGAAGTCGTCACGAAGGAAGAAGCGATCCAACTATATAAAGACATCGGTGATGGTTTCAAACTGGAATTAATTGAGGATATTCCTGATGGTGAGGTGTTGACGCTTTATCGACAAGGCGAATTCGTCGATCTATGTCGCGGGCCCCATTTGCCGTCAACAGGTAAAATCAAAGCCTTTAAACTATTGAGTGTTTCCGGCGCCTATTGGCGGGGTGACAGTGATAATCAAATGTTACAGCGTGTTTACGGCACTGCGTTTCCGAAGAAAAAGCAGTTAGACGAGCACTTGCATCTCTTGGAGGAACGCAAGGAACGCGACCACCGGAAATTAGGTAAGGAATTGGATCTGTTTACGGTATCACCTGAGATCGGACAAGGCTTGCCAGTCTGGTTACCAAAAGGGGCGACGATTCGTCGGACGATCGAACGTTATATCGTTGACCGGGAAGAAGCTCACGGTTATGAGCACGTCTACACCGCTAATCTAGCGAATGTTGACTTATATAAAACAAGCGGTCATTGGGATCACTATCAAGACGATATGTACCCGACAATGACCATCGATAATGAAGAGCTTGTTCTCAGACCGATGAACTGCCCGCATCATATGCATGTGTATAAGCATAAACTGCACAGTTATCGCGATCTTCCGGTTCGAATCGCCGAACTTGGTACCCAATATCGCTATGAAATGTCCGGAGCTTTGGCAGGTCTCCAACGGGTTCGCGCGATGACGCTAAATGACGCCCATTTGTTCGTCCGACCTGACCAGTTAAAGCAAGAGTTCATTAATGTTGTGAATCTTGTTCAAGACGTCTATAAGGATTTCGGTATCGATGACTATTACTTCCGGCTATCCTATCGTGACCCTGAAAATAAAGAGAAATATGTAGATAAGGATGACATGTGGGAAAAAGCACAAGGCTTACTACGGGAAACGATGGAAGAGATGAACCTTGAATTTGTTGAAGCGGAAGGAGAAGCGGCTTTTTATGGACCGAAATTGGACGTTCAAGTTCGGACGGCTCTAGGCCGAGACGAAACATTGTCCACCGTACAAATGGACTTCCACTTACCGGAAAGATTTGATCTTACTTACGTAGGAGAAGACGGTGGACAGCACCGCCCAGTTGTCATTCACCGTGGTGTTGTATCAACCATGGAACGCTTTATCGCATTCTTGATAGAACAATATAAAGGAGCCTTCCCGACATGGCTCGCTCCTGTTCAAGCGAAGGTGATTCCTGTTGCGGACGTTCACCATGATTATGCCGATCATGTTACGCAAGCGTTGAAGGAAGCAGGTGTCAGGGTCGAAACCGATCATCGTAACGAAAAGATTGGTTACAAAATCCGAGAAGCTCAGACCCAAAAAGTGCCGTTCATGCTCGTCGTCGGTGACAAAGAAATCGAAAATGATGCTGTTAACGTCCGCCGTTACGGTGAACAAAACTCCGAGACTGTGCCATTTGCCGATTTCAAGCAGCAACTGACGCAAGCCATTCAAGATAAGCAATAG